ATCATGCAGCTACGCTGTTAGCCCAGTTCCTGCACAGCATCCAGGACGACGACGACTTCCGCCCCGGTATGTAAGCGTGCGGCCCTGCCATATTGGCAACATAGAATGTCCTGAAGATCAAAATCGCATCAACCCAAGTCGCAAGTTGCTGTCAGTTAGTAACTTGCGACTTTCTTTTTAGTTCTCGGCACGGCAGTTGCATCTATTGCCGTATCTCAGAGAGAGTCTGCCAAAATCTGCACTGAGGGTGCCTTTGGAGCCTCGCTGAGACGCAAGCAAATCAACGGTTAATCACCAAGCATGGAATAGACCGGCCGATAGTGCTCACCCAAAACATGGGAACACCCCATCACGAGCCAGGCCGATTGAAACCAGTTCATCCCACAAGAGGAGGATTCCAGACGTGGCAAAACAGATGGTCTTTGGAGATGAAGCGCGACAGCCGCTTTTAGCCGGCGTAACAAAGCTGGCACGTGCCGTGAAGAGCACGCTAGGCCCGCGTGGTCGCAATGCCGTGCTGGACAAAGGCTGGGGTTCCCCCAAAATCACCAAGGACGGCGTGACGGTTGCCGAAGACATCGAACTGGATGATGTCTACGAAAACCTCGCCTGTCAGTTGGTCAAGGAAGCTGCCAGCAAGACAAACGACGTCGCTGGCGATGGTACCACCACAGCCACGGTTCTCGCTGAAGGTATCTTCCGCGAAGGCCTGAAGATGCTGGCCGCCGGTGCTGACGGCATGGCCCTGCAACGCGGTATTCTGAAAGCCGCCGAAGCAGTTGGCGAAGCCGTTCAGAAGTCGTCGACCAAGATCGACGAAAAGAGCAAAAAGCAGATCGAACAGATCGCCACCATTGCCGGTAATAATGACCCGACAATCGGTAAGGTGCTCGCCGAAGCCTTCTTGAAGGTTGGCAAAGACGGTGTGATCACCGTTGAAGAAGGTCGCGGCAGCGAAACGACCGTCGACTTTGTCGAAGGTATGCAGTTCGATCGCGGTTTCCTTTCGCCTCACTTCGTCACCGACGAAGATTCGCAGACCGTCGAACTGGAAGATTGCTTAATCCTTCTGTTCGAGGAAAAGATCTCGTCCGCGAAGAAGCTGGTTCCTCTGTTGGAAGCCGTCAGCAAGTCCAACAAGCCACTGCTGATCATCGCTGAAGACGTCGAAGGCGAAGCTTTGGCAACGCTGGTCGTCAACAAAATGCGTGGCATTCTGAATGTTGCCGCCGTTAAAGCTCCTGGCTACGGCGATCGCCGCAAGGCCATGCTCGGCGACATCGCCACCCTGACCGGCGGAACGGCCATCTTCAAGGACCTGGGCATCGAGTTGGAAAGCGTCAAGACTTCCAACCTGGGTCGTGCCAAGAAGATCAAGCTGAGCTCTGGCGAAACGGTTATCGTGGGTGGTGCTGGTAAGAAGGCCGACATCGAAGGTCGTGCCAGTCAGATTCGCAGCGAAATCGAAGCCACCGACAGCGAATACGATCGCGAAAAGCTGCAAGAACGTCTTGCCAAGCTATCCGGCGGTGTGGCTCAGATTAACTGTGGTGCCGTCACCGAAACCGAAATGAAGGAACGCAAGGACCTGCTGGTCGACGCCAAGAGCGCCACCCAGGCCGCCCTCCAGGAAGGTATTGTCCCTGGTGGTGGTATCGCCCTGCTACGAGCTGAAAAGGCTCTGAAGAAGCTGGCCGTCGAAGGCGACGAAAAGCTGGGTGCGACGATCGTGGCCAAGGTGCTTGAATTCCCACTGCGTACGATTGCTGAAAATGCTGGTCTCGACGGTGGCGTGGTTGTCAACCGCGTTCGCCAGCAGAAGAAGGCCACCGAAGGCTTCAACGCCGACACCGGCAACTACGAAGACCTGGTCGATGCAGGCGTCATCGATCCAGCCAAGGTTGTTCGCACTGCCCTGCAGAATGCTGCCAGTGTTGCCGCATTGCTGCTGACCACCGACTCGCTGGTCACCGAAATCCCAAGTGAAGACGAAGGGGGCGATCACCACGACCACCATGACCACGGCGGCATGGGAGGAATGGGTGGCATGGGCGGCATGCCAGGAATGGGTGGCATGGGCGGCATGGGAATGCCCGGCATGATGTAATTCACGCTTTGGCCTGAATTGCACAGAACCTTTTCTAATATTCGTTTCAAAATACCAAACATACCCCTGAATAAGTTTTAAGGATAAACACCCATGGCGAAGAGTCTGAAGATTCGCACTTTGGATGACCGCATTGTTGTTCAGCCGCTGGAAGCAGAAGAAACCACCGCTGGTGGCATTCTTCTGCCTGACTCCGCCCAGGAAAAGCCGCAGCGCGGCACGGTCCTGGCTGTCGGCCCTGGCAAGCTGTTGGATAGCGGCAGCCGAGCCGAGCTTTCGGTGGCCATTGGCGACGAAGTCATCTATGGCAAGTACAGCGGCAGCGATATCGATATCGATGGCGACGAGTACAAGATCCTTCGCGAGACCGAAGTCCTGGCCAAGGTCGTTAACGACTAGTCCCAGCTTTCGGATCTGTCCTAAACCGCATTCAGTTTTTATCACATAAGGATTCTTAGCGTGGCAAAACAACTGCTTTTCGAGGATCAAGCCCGAGCCAAAATGCTCAAGGGTATCGACAAGCTGGCCGACGCTGTCGCCGTCACGATGGGCCCAACCGGTCGTAACGTGATGATCAACAAGTCGTTCGGTGGCCCCACGGTCACCAAAGACGGTGTGACCGTCGCCAAAGAAATCGAACTCGAAGACCGCTTCGAGAACATGGGTGCCAAGCTCGTTAATGAAGTCGCCAGCAAGACTTCCGACGTGGCTGGTGACGGTACGACTACCGCCACCGTTTTGGCCCGTGCGATCTTCAAAGAAGGTCTTCGCAACATCGTTGCCGGTAGCAACCCAACCGCGATTCGTCGTGGTATTGAAAAGGCGGTTGCCGCGGCTGAAGACTTCCTGCTGAACATGGCCAAGCCGGTTAACAGCAAGGACGACGTCGCGAACATTGGTTCGATCAGTGCCAACAACGATCGTGCGATCGGCGAACTGCTGGCCGAAGCCCTGCACCGCGTCGGTCAAGACGGCGTCATCACCGTGGAAGAAGGCAAAAGCCGCGAAACCACGGTCGATTACGTCGAAGGGATGCAGTTTGACAAGGGCTACATCTCGCCGTACTTCATCAATCGTCCGTCCGAAATGGACGTCGAGTTGGAAGACGCCTACATCCTGTTTCACGAAAAGAAGATCAGCAACCTGCGTGAGCTGATTCCACTGCTGGAACAAGTCGGCAACACCGGCAAGCCGCTGTTGATCGTCGCCGAAGACATCGAAGGCGAAGCCCTGACCGCGCTGGTCGTCAACCGTCTGCGTGGCGTGCTGAACATTGCTGCCGTCAAGGCTCCTGGCTTCGGCGATCGCCGCAAGGCGATGCTGGCCGACATGAGCGTTCTGACCGGTGGTACCGTGATCAGCGACGACCTGGGCATCACCCTCGATAAGGTTCAACTGAACCAACTCGGTCGTGCCAAGAAGATCAACATCACCAAGGACAAGACGACAATCGTTGAAGGTGGTGGCGACAAGAAGGAACTCGAATCGCGTATCGGTCAGCTGAAGCGTCAGATCGAAGAGACCGACAGCGAATACGATCGTGAAAAGTACCAGGAACGCCTGGCCAAGCTTTCCGGTGGTGTGGCTGTCATCTCGGTCGGTGCCGAAACCGAAGCCGAAATGAAGCAGACCAAAGCCCGCGTCGAAGACGCCTTGCACGCAACCCGTGCAGCCGTTGAAGAAGGCATTTTGCCTGGTGGCGGTGTCGCTTTGGTTCGTGCGATCGAAGCCGTTGAAAAGGCTCGTTCCTCGGCTCGTGGCGACGAAAAGATCGGCGTCGACATCATCCTTCGGGCTCTACCAGCTCCGATGCGTCAAATCGCCGACAACTGCGGCATCGACGGCAACGTGGTTGTCGACGAAGTTCAGCAGAAGTCGACCAACTACGGCTACGACGCCTACAAGGGCGACTACGTCGACATGGTCAAAGCTGGCATCATCGATCCAGCCAAGGTGGTTCGTACGGCACTGAGCAACGCCGCGAGTATCTCCGGATTGCTGTTGACGACCGAAGCACTGGTCACCAACCTGGATGACGACGGCAAGCGTCCCTCCGAAGGCGTGATTCGCTAAGCCGACGTTGCGTCGATCCCAAACGGCGGCAAGTGCCTTGCCCTTGCCGCTTAGGACGAAAAAATTCAACGGGCTGAATCTCCTCCGGGGACCAGCCCGTTTTGTTTCTAGAGCCGCCTACGTGAGGACACGATGGCCACCAAAGTCGACTACTACGAAGTCCTGGGAATCGAGCGATCCGCATCCGGCGGAGAGATCTCCAAGGCCTATCGCAAGCTGGCGATTAAATACCACCCCGACTCGAATCCTGGCGACGAAGAAGCCGTGGTTCAGTTCAAGCAAGCTGCCGAAGCGTACGAAGTGCTCAGCGATTCGGAAAAGCGGGCTCGCTACGACCAATACGGACATGCGGGCGTCGAAGGGGGTTCCCGGGCAAACTTTCACGATGTCGAAGACATCATGGAAGCGTTCGGTGATATTTTCGGCGGAGGGATTTTCAGCGATATCTTCGGCCGCGGTGGGGGTCGAGGAGGCCGTCGGCGCGTCCGCAAAGGGGCCGACATTCAAGTTCGCGTGAACCTCGATCTGGAGGAAGCGGCAACCGGCGTCGATCGCGATATCCAAGTCGATCGTCGCGTTGCATGTGGTACGTGCAGCGGCAGTGGTGCCAAGCCAGGCTCGCAGCCGGAAGCGTGCAGCCGTTGCGGTGGTGCCGGACAAGTGGTGCAGCAAGCAGGTATCTTGCGCGTACAAACGACTTGCCCTTCATGCGGTGGCCAAGGAACGATCATCACCGATCCTTGCGGCGATTGCCGGGGTAACGGTTTCACGACCCAACGCGTCAGCATGGACGTCGCCATCCCAGCTGGGGTCGACGATGGCATGCGGGTTCGCCTGGCCGGCGAAGGGCAGCCTAGCCCTGACGGAGGACCACCGGGGGATTGTTATTGCCATATCTCGATTCGCAAGCACAAGCTGTTCGAACGAGAAGGCGATCACCTGATCCTGAAGATGCCGATCACGTACACCCAGGCAGTTCTCGGTAGCGAAATCGAGGTCCCGACACTCAATGGGCCTGCCACGCTGAGCGTGCCGGTAGGCTCTGGATCGTCGGAAGTTTTCAAGATGCGTGGCAAAGGGATGCCTGACCCACACGGCCGCGGCACCGGCGACTTGTACGTTCAAACGTACATCGAAGTCCCTAAAAAGCTGGATCCCAAGCAGGAAGAACTGCTTCGCGAACTAGCCGAATACGAACACACCAACGTCAGTCCCCATCGGAAGTCGTTCCTCGAATCAATTCGAGACTATTTGTTCACAACGACCGACGAAAAAGAGATCAAGAAGAAGAGCTAATCAAGGAGTTTAGCGCGTGTCTGCAGATCATCCCGAAAAGGATCCCTCGCAGGACCCCACCACTGAAGGTCCCGAGTCGCAAGCGACCCAAGAGAGTGCGTCCACCGACGAATTCTTCGGCAGTCCTGACGATCAGGTTGCGAAGTTGAAGCAAGGCCTGGTCGATGCGGAGAAGCGAGTTCTCCTGGCCCAGGCAGACCTGGAAAATTATCGCAAGCGCGTACGTCGCGAGCGTGACGACGAACTTAAGTTCGCCAACTCGCCGCTGTTGAACGACCTTTTGCCGGTTGTCGACAACTTGCAGCGAGCCCTGCAATCGGTCGAAAATTCGGACGAAGCAGGCGGTATCATCGACGGAATCAAGCTGGTTGAAAAGCAGCTTTTAGAAGCGATGAAGAAACGCGGCTGCGAACCGATTCAGGCGGAAGGCCAGTCGTTTGATCCAAACTTCCACGAAGCAATCTTGCAGCAACCCAGCGCGGATGTCGCCCCTGGCACGGTTTTGCAGGTTACCCAGCAAGGCTACAAGCTATACGACCGCTGCATTCGAGCCAGCCAGGTGATTGTGTCGAAAGCACCTGACTAATCAGCCGAGTAGAGTAAAATTATGAGTAAGCAAGTATTCCGTGTTCCGTTTCCAGAAAGAACAGGAGATGCCCCTTCTCTTTCTCAGACAGAACACTGGATACTTCAAACTGAAAACTAACCCCTGAGAATCCCTTGTAATGCCCACCTACGAATACAAGTGCGACGCTTGTGACCATGAATTCGAGGAATTCCAGTCGATCTCGGCCGATCCTCTCACAAAGTGTCCCGAGTGCAAGAAAAAGAAGCTGCGTCGGCTTTTCAGCACCGGTGGTGGCATTCTTTTCAAGGGCTCTGGGTTTTACATCACAGACTATCGCAGCGATTCGTATAAGAAGAGCGCCGAAAAGGGTGCCAAGAGCAGCGAATCCTCTAAGAGCGATTCGTCTAAGCCTGCCAAGAGTGAATCGAAGAGCAAATCGTCCGATTAGCTTTCGAATCGATTGGCAATGCAGACTAGCGGCTGGTCGATAGACGTTGGCAATGATGAAGACTGGCTGTTGTGCTTGTGCCTTGAACATCAGCCACCTGTTTAGTTAGGCCCCGTAGGTATTCTCCCTGCCCTGCGTATTGTTTTTTCGGAAAGAGGCCGGCATGGCTCCCCTACGTTGTCCGACATGTGGTCACTTCTTCGAGATTAACTACACTCCGGCGATGCCCTTTTGCAGTGAACGATGTCGCCAGATCGACCTCGGACAATGGCTCGACGAGGAACATACGCTGCCGGTCGATATCGAAAAGCACCTCGAAGAACAGGCGAATCGGCCCTTCGACGACGAAGATTCGTAAGAGTGACGTTTTAATACGCTGCTTCTCTGCCTATAATTCGGGCTCAAATTTTCCCGCAGGGTACGAGGAGTTTAGCTGCATGTCGGAGGAGCGCGGTCTACTACGAGGCATTTCGTGGCACGAATGTTTTCCCTGGTTAATCCTCTTCCGGGCAACCCTCATCGCGTTTTATCTGCGGGTCTTGCTGCTTGCTTACGTGGGTGTTTGCACTCTGGCAATCGGTCAATGGATCGGATTGAATCTCTTCGGCAGTTGGGTTAGCGAGGGCGCTGGGCCTGTCCTGGCAGCATCGCCCACGAACTTCCTGGAACTTGTTCGCAGCGGATTAAGTGGCGAAAACCCTTTCCACGGAATCTTTCCAGCTCCGACTTTTGGTGGATTATTTGTCTTCCTGTTTTATTCTCTTTGGTACATAGCCACCTTTGCGATCTTTGGCGGAGCCATTTCACGGATCGCGGCGATGGAATTCTCGGTGAATGATCGCTGCGGACTCAAGAGCGCCTTACGGCATTCGCTTCGCAAGTTTATCAGCTACTTCCTATCCCCCATCTTCCCCATGATTGGGGTCACCATGCTGATGGTGATTCTGTTGATCTTTGGCCTAATCAACTGGCTAGGACCTTGGGCCGCCGTTGTCACCGGTATCTTTGGCTTCGTAGCCGTTTTGGTGTCGATCGGGATCGGTATGCTCGTGGTTCCCTTAATACTGGGGTGGCCTTTGATGTGGGGGGCGATCAGCACCGAATGCTCGGACCACTTCGATGCCCTCAGCCGCTGCTACGCCTATGTGACCCAACGACCATTTCACTATTTGTGGTATCTGATCGTCTCGCTTGCCGCTGGTTCGGTGGGTTACTATGCGATAAGCCTGCTGGTCGGGACTTCGCTGGCTGCACTTTCGACCGGGCTTCAATGGGGGCAAGGTCTCGAGCAGACCGAGGCGATCTTAACGCATCATGTCGCCGGTCCAGTCTGGCGATTCTGGTACAACGTTGTCCAGCGTCTGGTGCCGGCTTACAGCTTTGGCTATTTCTTTGCCGTGTTCGCTGGCATTTACCTGCTGCTTCGTCGCGATGTCGATCAGGCAGAAATCGACGAGATTGTCCTCGACGAAGACCAGCCACGCTTTGCCATGCCGGCGCTCAACAAGGACCTGGGTACGGACGAAGATGTCCCCCAGCCAGATAGCGATTCGAGCGAAGACGACGTGAACTAAGCTGGCTCGTTGAGCTTGGCAAGAACCGCGTCGACCTGCTGATGGAACTGGCCGTTGGTAAGCACCTCGGCTCCGGCTTCTCTGGCTTGGCCTAATAAATCGACCTGAACATGCGGCCCGTGCACAACAATCCGCAGGTCGGGATGGGCCGCTTTGACCTCTTGAATCGTACTGATGGCATTGCGTGCCGGAGGATTCAGGTCGACCAGCAATGCGGTGGTTTCGTCGTCGATCGTTTCGAGTATCCCTCCCTTGGAAGCGATTACCCGCAGTGGAATTCCCTGAGCTTTGGCAGGCCCCGAAACGCGCGAGTTCGACATCAAGTCGACAGTGAAGTAGAGAATCAATGGATTACCTGGGGGTTGGTTTAAACAGCCGACGGGCCTTTTTCTTTGCCGCCAATTTGAACGACCTGCTCGATCGGCAAGACTAAGATCTTGCCATCACCGATATTACCTTCCTGGCCGGTGCGCGAAACATTCTCGATGATGCTAAGCGTCTTTTCCAGAAAGTCGTCGTTCACGGCAATTTCTACGATTACCTTTCGCAGCAGGTTCGTTTGGTACTCGATACCGCGAAAGGTAGCTGTTTGACCGCGTTGCCGTCCGTACCCCTCGGCATCGTAGACCGTCAATCGCTCGACGGCCATTTCGGCCAAGGCAGTGCGGACGCTGTCCAGCTTAGTAGGTTGGATCACGGCGACAATCAGTTTCACGTAGGGCTCCTTCGTCAGCGTTGGGTGAAGATACGTTCTACCAAATGCCCCCCAAGTGCCGCCAGATGGTGGTTACTTGCCGAGCACGTGTGTGTCGGCAAATTCCATGTAACGCTGCCAGTCGATTGGCTTAACATCGTGCCCCCCGGCCCGGATAACGTAGCCCAAACGGCTGAGAACCGGTTGGTCGACCGCTGGCATATCGTCCGCTTTTAGCCCTTCGACACCCAACAGTTCGTAAACTGGGCTGGCATACTTCGCCGAGAGGAATTCACCTCTGGGATCGGCCCAACGGTCCCCTTCAGCACTGCAGACCAGGCACGGACGCGGTGCAATCAAGGCAATCAGCTCGTGCTGATCGACCGGACAGGCATCTTCGTTGTGGTTGTACTGGGTAAAGTTATCGTTGAACCAATGCGGAAACGAAGTGTTGATTCGTTTGACCGATTCGCCGAATCGTCTTCGCGAAAGGGCCGCACCACCGCAGCCAGAGTTATTCGAGATTACCGCTGCGAAACGAGGATCGGTCGCTCCGGCCCAGAGAGAGGTCTTCCCGAGCCGCGAATGCCCCATCACAATCACTTTGTCGGATGCAATTTCCGGGCTCTGTTCCAGGTAATCCATCGCTCGTCCCAGTCCCCAAGCCCAAGCCGCGACACTGCCCCACTCATCTGGCTTAGGTTTCTCTTGCCCTTGGGCATAGAAGTAGGGATGAATCCCATTCTGGAAATTATCGTCGAAGTCGGGGTCGATGTCGCCATAGTATGCCGTTGCCAGGCCGTAGCCCTTTTCTAAGATCATTTCGACTGGCCAGCGCTGCTTGCTCGCACCTCGTATTTTTTCGGTCGCTTTGTGGTCTTCAACTCCCTTTTCCTTGTTGTTTCGTAACCAGCTTTGGGGCAGTTCAATGGCCGGATCAGGGTGAATGGAAGCATTACCGTAGAAATTCAGTGTCATGAACGTGGGCACTGGCTTATCGGTCTTCGGCAGATAAAGAAGCACGTTGAGTACCGGCCCGTCTGGATCGTCGGTCAACTGAATCGCCACTTGCCGACGTCGAGCGGTCCCATCAAACGCCTCGTCGGAAGATTCGGTCACTTTGTATTCAATCTTTTCAGGGGCGGCCGGAGATTTACCGTAGACTTCGCTTTCGAAAAGTCCCTGCAAATAGGGACGTTGCTTCTCGTTCCAGACTTGGGCCGACTCAACTTTCGCGCCGTCTTCGGCAACCAAAGGATCAGGCAGCGTAAACTCGGGAACTTCGGCTTCGTCGTATATGACTTTTTCTTGCTGGGCAGGCAGGTTGGAACTCATGGCAATAACAAACGAGAGCGAAACGGCCAAGGAAATCGATCGTAAAGGAAAGCTCATCGGTGAGACTCGAAGGTAGAGGTCAGCAATTGGTGGGTTCATGCAGAGCACCTATTCTAACGTCAGTCAGCGGCTCCCCCCAGCAGTTTTCCTTCCATTTGTGAACCCCAGCCGAGGTTTTCGGTCTTAAAGAACAAATGGAAACATGGCGATTTGACAAGGCAAATGAAGGCCTTCTGGGGGATATTGGGTCGTAACCATTGACAGGCTATCGACCTTTTTTCCACGAATTACGAAAGCCTTCGTACCTCCTTAACACAATTTGCCTACAGTTCCGTTGCGTTGGCCAGATTCGCCTCAAGCTCTGTCGTTTGAAAAATTGGCGTTGATGGCCGGAAGTATGTTATGTTGAAGGTTTTACACGCTGGACCTCCAGTCGCGAACGCGAAAGGTCTATCCGTGTTTCCCTTCCTAGCCCTAGGACTTTTAGTCGTAATATCGTTACTTCGGTAGCCGTGGCTCGGTGGTACGAGGACTTTCTGCTGCACGCAGGAATGAACGTTCGGTTCGATTCCGATCGGTTGCCTTTTCGACGAGGGAGAGAATAGATTCATGACGGCCCTTTTGGAGCGGCCCACGCTGGTCCTCAACCGCAACTGGCAGCCTGTCGGTGTGGCCTCGGTGGCACGATCATTGACGCAGGTATTCTGCGGAACGGCTCGCATCGTCGACCCTCATAGCTACCAGTTGTATACGTGGGAAGACTGGTCGAACCTGGCCCCAAGCAAGGACGAGCCTTTCATTTCTTCGCAACTGTTAAAGGTGCGAATTCCGGAAGTCGTCTCGCTAGTCAACTACGATCGTATCCCCCGTAACACGGTGACGTTCAGTCGCCGGAATGTGTTCAAGCGGGACCAGTACATGTGTCAGTACTGTGGATCGCGACCAGGCAGCGAATACCTGACGATCGACCACGTTGTTCCGCGTAGCAAGGGAGGTGAGTCCTCTTGGGAAAACTGCGTGTTGGCTTGCGTCGACTGCAATCATCGCAAGGCAAACCGGACCCCTGCCGAGGCCCACATGCCAATGCGGAAAGAACCGTTCCGGCCGAAGTGGACGCCAGTTTACGCGGCCAGACGAGTCCGCATCGAGTCCTGGACTAAGTTCGTGAGCGAAGCTTACTGGGACACCGAACTCGACACCTAACAGGCCTGGATAACATAAGTTATCGAGGCCTGTTTCTTTACGTGCTGAAGCAACTTCCATGCGTTGGTGTCGAAGTTCACTACAGGAATCGACGTTGCTCGAGGTTGCGACGGACCGTGCCGTTCAAGCCAGAAACACGGGTTGCTTGTGCCCCTCGAACTTATTGGTCTGACGCGTTGGGTACTTCGATGCGGTCATTGGGATGGACAGTTCCTGGCCGAACCACACTGGCAAAAAACCCGAAGTGCTCGAGTTCGTTGACTCGTGAGTACCCGCTGCTCGAATTCTTAGCATGGCACGGCTTCCAACGTTTTTCGAGTTGGATTTCGGTTTCTCCCACCAATAATCGCGTACCAACCTCTAGTGCCGTTAAGTCGATCCGGGCCACGGTGATATTCTCGCCGACACTGCCCGGGGGGAACGCTTCGGCGCCGGGGACGAATTGATCGAGAATCTCTTGGTTAAAAAGGGTCACGGCCCGGTTTTTGGCGTAATGCTCGTCGTAACGATGGCCATCATTCTCGAAGCCGGCGACGGTTAATTGGGCCGATTCGACCGGAAGCCGCGGAATTCCACCGGTAGAGAGACAAACGGCAACGACTTGACCTGGGGGCAATTTCATCCGTAATCACCGTAAATGCTTCAGACAGCAATGTTTTCGCGTACTAGGTGGTTGACGTAATAGGGGTCTGGCTTTTCTAATTTCAGGATTCGGTTCCCGGTGAACGAGCTCCCTGTTATCGTGCCCGTGGCACAACAACGAACGACCGAAGGTTTGCAATGCCCGAAGAACTCTTGGATAAGTCCCCCGTCAACGAAAACTTCCCTTACCCATCCTCCGGTTCGATTGTAGCAACCGATGAGGAGTATGAAGAAGAAAAGGAAGAGGATTTCGACGAGGACGACTTCGACGATGATTTCGACGAAGACTTCGAGGAATTCGATGACGAATCGCCGGTCGACAGCGAATCCTTCGATGATGACTTGATCGACGAAGAGGAAGACGACGTCGAAGAGGAGTTCTTCGAAGAAGATGAAGAAGACGACGACGACGCTGAGGAGGAGGAAGAAGAAGGAGACGAGGATAAAAAGAAGTCAGGCGACGACAAATAATTTGTGCCCTGAACCCCAGGTCTTCACTTGTAGTCCTCATTGTCGGCTGGGGCGGTTCGGCCCCAGCGAAACGACTTTTTCATTCTTAGCCACTTTGAGTCCATGGTGGCTATACAGCATTCGCTGAGGCGAGACCGCCTGAACTGAATAGGAATTTGTGGGGGAGCATTTTGCTCCCTCATTCATAGATAGCTCGAGGAAGAAGAGAATCGATGTTTGAAAGCATCCCCCAGAATGTTTCGTTTCCCGCCATGGAAACCAAAGTCCTCGAGTACTGGCAACAAAACCAGATCTATGAAAAGTCGCTCGAGGCCCGGCAAGGGTGCGAACCGTTCGTCTTCTTCGAAGGGCCGCCAACTGCCAACGGCATGCCTCACCCGGGACACTGCCTGACCCGTGCGATCAAAGACGTCTTTCCTCGCTATCGCACCATGCGTGGTTACTACTGCGAGCGCAAAGCTGGCTGGGACACGCACGGCCTACCGGTGGAAGTGGAAGTCTGCAAAGAACTCGGCATCCACTCGAAGGAAGAGATCGAGAGCTACGGCATCGAACCGTTCATCCACAAATGTCAGGCCAGCGTTTGGCGCTACATGCAAGAGTGGCGACGGATGACCGAACGACTCGGCTTCTGGGTCGACCTGGACGAAGCCTATGTCACCTATCACAAAAGCTATATCGAAAGCGTGTGGTGGTCGCTGAAGAATCTGTACGATCGCGGACTGCTTTACCAAGGCCATAAGATCGTCTGGTGGTGGGCCCAAGGTGGTACTGCACTCAGTAGCGGTGAAGTCGGCCAAGGCTATCGCGAAGTCGCCGACCCCAGCGTGTTCGTTCGCTTTCCCTTACTAAGCGAAGACAACACATCCCTTTTAGTCTGGACAACGACTCCTTGGACGCTGCCAAGCAATCAGTTTGCTGCCGTCCATCCCGAGCTTGACTACGCCACGGTTGAGGACGAAGAGTCTGGTGAAAAACTAATCGTCGCCGAGGCACTTGTCGAAACGATTGCCGCCAAGGCCAAGCGTACGTGGAAGGTCGTGGGCACCACCAAGGGCAGCGAACTGTTGGGCAAACGCTATCGTCCGCCGTTCGACTACTACTACAAAGACCTCGGCGATACCCAAGGCAAATTGAAGTCAGGCGAAAAGCAGCACGTCGCCTGGCGGGTTGTAGCCGCCGACTTCGTTACGACAGACAGCGGTACTGGTGTCGTCCATCAAGCTCCGGCATTTGGTGAAGTCGACTACGATGTATTAGCGGTTGAACAGGAACGATTTGAAGACCGTGAAGGTCCAACGTTGATCTGTGCCGTCGGCCCGGATGGGAAGTTCACCGAGGAAGCTCCCGACTACAAGGGACGCTGGGTGAAAGAAGCCGATAAGGACATCGCGCGGGAACTCAAAGAGCGCGGCCTGCTCTTCCTGCTCGATCAGTACTTGCACGATTACCCCTTCTGCTGGCGAGCCGAAGAAGATCCGCTGATCCAGTATCCGCG
This DNA window, taken from Bremerella alba, encodes the following:
- a CDS encoding FmdB family zinc ribbon protein, translated to MPTYEYKCDACDHEFEEFQSISADPLTKCPECKKKKLRRLFSTGGGILFKGSGFYITDYRSDSYKKSAEKGAKSSESSKSDSSKPAKSESKSKSSD
- the dnaJ gene encoding molecular chaperone DnaJ; protein product: MATKVDYYEVLGIERSASGGEISKAYRKLAIKYHPDSNPGDEEAVVQFKQAAEAYEVLSDSEKRARYDQYGHAGVEGGSRANFHDVEDIMEAFGDIFGGGIFSDIFGRGGGRGGRRRVRKGADIQVRVNLDLEEAATGVDRDIQVDRRVACGTCSGSGAKPGSQPEACSRCGGAGQVVQQAGILRVQTTCPSCGGQGTIITDPCGDCRGNGFTTQRVSMDVAIPAGVDDGMRVRLAGEGQPSPDGGPPGDCYCHISIRKHKLFEREGDHLILKMPITYTQAVLGSEIEVPTLNGPATLSVPVGSGSSEVFKMRGKGMPDPHGRGTGDLYVQTYIEVPKKLDPKQEELLRELAEYEHTNVSPHRKSFLESIRDYLFTTTDEKEIKKKS
- a CDS encoding response regulator transcription factor; translated protein: MILYFTVDLMSNSRVSGPAKAQGIPLRVIASKGGILETIDDETTALLVDLNPPARNAISTIQEVKAAHPDLRIVVHGPHVQVDLLGQAREAGAEVLTNGQFHQQVDAVLAKLNEPA
- a CDS encoding HNH endonuclease produces the protein MTALLERPTLVLNRNWQPVGVASVARSLTQVFCGTARIVDPHSYQLYTWEDWSNLAPSKDEPFISSQLLKVRIPEVVSLVNYDRIPRNTVTFSRRNVFKRDQYMCQYCGSRPGSEYLTIDHVVPRSKGGESSWENCVLACVDCNHRKANRTPAEAHMPMRKEPFRPKWTPVYAARRVRIESWTKFVSEAYWDTELDT
- a CDS encoding P-II family nitrogen regulator produces the protein MKLIVAVIQPTKLDSVRTALAEMAVERLTVYDAEGYGRQRGQTATFRGIEYQTNLLRKVIVEIAVNDDFLEKTLSIIENVSRTGQEGNIGDGKILVLPIEQVVQIGGKEKGPSAV
- a CDS encoding glucuronyl esterase domain-containing protein, translating into MSFPLRSISLAVSLSFVIAMSSNLPAQQEKVIYDEAEVPEFTLPDPLVAEDGAKVESAQVWNEKQRPYLQGLFESEVYGKSPAAPEKIEYKVTESSDEAFDGTARRRQVAIQLTDDPDGPVLNVLLYLPKTDKPVPTFMTLNFYGNASIHPDPAIELPQSWLRNNKEKGVEDHKATEKIRGASKQRWPVEMILEKGYGLATAYYGDIDPDFDDNFQNGIHPYFYAQGQEKPKPDEWGSVAAWAWGLGRAMDYLEQSPEIASDKVIVMGHSRLGKTSLWAGATDPRFAAVISNNSGCGGAALSRRRFGESVKRINTSFPHWFNDNFTQYNHNEDACPVDQHELIALIAPRPCLVCSAEGDRWADPRGEFLSAKYASPVYELLGVEGLKADDMPAVDQPVLSRLGYVIRAGGHDVKPIDWQRYMEFADTHVLGK
- the grpE gene encoding nucleotide exchange factor GrpE, whose protein sequence is MSADHPEKDPSQDPTTEGPESQATQESASTDEFFGSPDDQVAKLKQGLVDAEKRVLLAQADLENYRKRVRRERDDELKFANSPLLNDLLPVVDNLQRALQSVENSDEAGGIIDGIKLVEKQLLEAMKKRGCEPIQAEGQSFDPNFHEAILQQPSADVAPGTVLQVTQQGYKLYDRCIRASQVIVSKAPD
- a CDS encoding DNA gyrase inhibitor YacG, translating into MAPLRCPTCGHFFEINYTPAMPFCSERCRQIDLGQWLDEEHTLPVDIEKHLEEQANRPFDDEDS